A segment of the Symmachiella macrocystis genome:
ACATTGCCGACCGGTTCGGGGAGAACGGGTTGAGGAATTCGTATCGTACGAGCAACGCCGTTGTGCTGGGCCTCGGGAAACCATTCCAGCAAACTCTCAGCTTTGTCGGCTGACAGTCGTGTGCCGAAACAGTCCTGCTCCTGCGCGATCAACACGCGAAAAATATCGGCAATTGCCGCCGCCGTTTTCCCCTCGCAAAAGACGACTTCCGGAAAGCCGCAGCGCTGTTGTCGATCGACATCGACCTGTGCATCGTGTGTGCCAACGCTCCGCGCCGTTTCCAATTGCTCAATCAGCCCCTCGGGGGAGACGTCGCCGCGACTGAGTGATTCGAGCAGTTCCAACAGTTGTGTTTTTTCGATTTCCACGTGATTCTATTTCGCGTTGTTCTGCCCGCTATTTGAGCGGGTGCTTTGGTGGTGGAGTGTCTAATAGCCGACGGCGGCGCCGTCTTTACGCGGTTCGGTCCCGCCATGAATGGTGCCTTGCTTGTGGTCAATCATAATCGCTTGGTAACCGCCAAAGCCACCGACGGAGCGTTCGACACGATGCCCCTTGGCTTGCAGGGCATCGATCGTCGATTGCGGGATGGTCGGTTCGACATTCACAGTTCCGCCTGCGGCGTCCATGGGAATGTCGGTGGGTGTGCGCGAGCCCAAATGCCGGATACGCGCCGCATCCCCGGCTTCTTGAACGTCCATGCCGAAATCGATCATGTTGATCAACACCTGCGCATGTCCTTGCGGCTGCATGTCGCCCCCCATCACACCGAAGCACAGCCACGGTTTTCCATCCTTCGTCGCCATGGCGGGAATGATCGTGTGGAAGGGACGTTTATGTGGTTCTAAGCGATTCAGGTGGTCTTCTTGCAGCGAAAACAATGCCCCACGGTTTTGCAGGACAAACCCCACGTCTCCCGGCACGACCTGCGAGCCGAAACTGTAGTAGTTGCTTTGAATCAACGAACAGCAATTGCGGTCTTTGTCGACGACGGTCAGATAGATCGTGTCACCATTTTGCAGGATCGGATCGCCCGCCGGCACATTGGCCGCTGCCCGAGCAGGGTCAATCAATTGGCGGCGGCGGTCCGCATAGGGTTTGGAGATCAACTCAGCGGTTGGCAGTTTGTTGAAGGTTGGATCGGCATAGAATTTCGCGCGATCGGCAAAGGCCAGCTTTTTCGCTTCGACGAATAGGTGTGCGAATTCCGGGCTGTTATGCCCCAGCGATTTGATGTCGTATGGCTCCAACAGATTCAAAATCTGCAGCGCCGCAATCCCCTGGCCATTGGGGGGGAGTTCCCAGATATCGTAGCCGCGGTAATTTGTTGAAACCGGTTCGACCCATTCCGAGGTATGATCTTCAAAATCGCGGAGGGAAAAATAGCCCCCGTTTTTTTCGCTGAAGTCGACAATCGTTTTAGCGATGTCTCCATGATAAAAAGCGTCGCGGCCTTGTTCGGCGATTTTACGGTAGCTGGCAGCTAGATTGGGATTTTTGAAAATTTCCCCGATAGCCGGCGCGCTCCCGCCGGGGAGGTAGGTCTTCGCCGAGTCGGGCCAAGCACTGAGCGATCGCAGCGAGCCTTTCCAACCGAGGCCGATGATTTCGCTGACGGGAAACCCCGCTTCGGCATATTCGATGGCAGGTTGCAAAATCTCTTTGAGCGGCATGGTTCCAAACCGCTCATTGAGTTCCGCCCAACCATCGACACATCCCGGCACCGACCAGGCGAGCGGGCCTTGCGTGGGAATCTGCTTCAAACCTTGCTCGGCGACAACTTGGCGATTCAATTTGTAGGGGCTGCGTCCGCTGGCGTTGAGGCCGTATAGCTTTTGCGATTTCGCATCCCAATAGATCACGAACAGATCACCGCCGATGCCACAGCTCATCGGTTCGGTCAGCCCAATCACGGCGTTGGCAGCGATGGCAGCGTCGGCGGCATTGCCCCCCGCTTTCAGGATATCCAACCCCGCTTGCGCGGCCAATGGTTGGCTGGTGGCGACGATGCCGTTTTGGGCGATGACTGCTGATCGGCTTTGGCGTCCGTTGGGCGCCGGCCGCACGTAGCCGCTGTCAGCAACGGCTTGTTCCGTATCGAGATAAGGTTGAAAGTCCCTCAAGATTGCTGCTCCACAAAGAAGGTACAGGACCGCAATTCCACAAATCAGTCGCTGTCTGGTCGGGAGATACCGCATATCGGCCGCCGTTCTCAGGAAACACAGGGAAACAGGGGGAAAGCAAACAAGTCACAGTTCAAGTCGTTTCAAAACCCTGGAGCACGACCCGCTGACACGGATCTGCAAGTGAACTGATCTTACAAGGTACCGGAACAAGCCCTGCCCGGTTTTAAAACTGGTTTTAGCCAGTTTGTCGATTCGGCGGTCGAGATTCAACCGCGCATCTCGAAACGCTTGAGCCTAGCTCGCGCCTCACAATCGGAAAAACCGTCAAATCTTTCCAAATCGGCTTTAGCCGTACGATTGAAACAACCGATACCAACGACAATGGATGATTTGTGTGTGTCTAGGTCGGTGATGAATCATCGGCTTTGCCACAGGGCTGCGACGGAAGTTGAATCCTCTTGGGGACCCTCAAGGTCCTACGGGAGAATTCAGAAAGCGTCTCTCAAAAACCACTTTTCCGGGCCAAGTACCGGTCAGCGATGTTTCGGTTTTCGGGATGACTCGTCGCAACGGACCGGTCACTACTTTGAATGAATGAGGTATCTAGGATGCGAAGCGGGATGTGGATGCTCGCGATGGCAACCATCGTGGGAATGACCAGTGCGGCCTGGGCCGCAGACCAAAACGCGGGAGTGGATGACACCGCCTCACGCTACGAAAAATTCTTGGCAAAAAAAACGAGTGCCAAAAAAAGAACGAGCCAAGCCGTACGCCGCTATAGCCGCGATCGTGCAACCGCCGTCAAAAACTATCGAAAACTCTTCGAAGCTGAAGACGAGAAAGCGGTGCAAGCCACCGCGAAGGTGAAAACTGACGACGTCAAAGACGTACGTCACGCCGATCACCGTAGTGACAATCAATTGGGTCGGGACGAGAAAGTTCGTCAGGCCTCCGGTAAAATTGAGGTCGCTCCGAAACCTCCGGTTTACAACGCCGGCCACTTTTTCGATGAAGGGGCTCGTGCAAAAATCAACCAGACCCGTGCGGTCGACTCGGCCAGTACCAAGCCGGCCATTGATTTTGTTGAGCCGTCCGCTGCGGACAAGCGTGTCTCGACCACCGCACACTCCATCGTCCACTCGACCGGAACGCCAGCGGTCAATTTGACATGGAAAATGTATGATGAAATCAATGTCGGTCAAGAATGCGAATGCAGTCTGATCGTTGAGAACACCAGCGACGCTGCCGCACAGGAAGTCATTGTTGATGCGACATTCCCCAACTCCGTCCGCTTGCTGGACGCCGAGCCCAAACCGGCCAACAGCGTCGAGCGGTTGACCTGGGAATTCGCTGAATTGGCTGCCGGTTCCAAAACCGAAATTCGCATTCGCTTGATCCCAAGCATTCCGGGAGAATTGGCGACGGCTGCGAATGTTCGCTTCACGGGAACATCGATTGCCAATTTCCAAGTGGACGAACCGTTGCTGAAAATCGAAATGAAGGGACCGGAATCTGCTGTCATCGGCGATCCGACACCCCACATGGTGACTGTTTCCAACCCGGGAACTGGTGTGGCTCACAACGTCGTTCTGCAAGCCACGATTCCCGAGGGACTGAAACATTCCAAAGGGACCGACCTGTCCATCGGCGTCGGTTCATTGGGCCCGGGTGAAAGCCGCTCGATCCGCCTCGCCATGGCGGCTGTCAACGGTGGCGAACACATCGTACTCGTACAGGCCACCGGCAAAGGCGGCTTGAAACAACGGGCCGCGTCCCGTATCGACATTGTCGCGCCCAGTCTGGACGTGAACATCGACGGACCTTCACTGCGGTACATCAATCGCCGTGGCAAATACAGTGTGACCGTCACCAACGACGGTGGTGCTGCTAGCAACAACGTTCGTGTCTACCACGAAATCCCGGCCGGATTCGAGTTTGTCAAAGCCAGCAATGGCGGCAAAGCGGATTCAACGGGCAAAGGTGTGACCTGGTATGTCGGGCACTTGGACGCCGGACAATCGGTCGATCTGGACATCGAATTGCTGGCCCGAACCATTGGTGACTTCAAACACCACGTTCGTGTGACATCGGATGAGGGCAGCCACAAGGAAATCGAAATGGCTGCCAACGTCGAAGGCAGTGCTGCCTTGGTCATGGTCGTCGACGACCGGGACGATCCGGTCGAAGTCGGTGCAGAAACATCGATCGAAGTGCGTGTGGAAAACCGTGGCTCCAAAGCCGCCGCCAACATGGGCATCTCCATCGAACTGCCCAACGGTATCGAGTTGATCAACGCCGAAGGCCCCTCGGCTCACATTGCTGAGAATGGCCTGTTGGTCTTCCGCTCGATTCCGGAATTGGGACCGTCGGAAACGGTGACCTATCAGCTCCGCATCATCGGTAGCGATGCGGGCAACTTGCGGTTCCGTGCCCGGTTGACCAGTGACTCGATCCAACAGCCACTGATCGTTGAAGAACTGACGAAGTTCTACGGCGAATAAAAAGAGACGTGATCCGAGGGCCTACGCCCACGATCATCCAGAAGCGTCAGCCCAGGCCGTTCACCACGCGTGAACGGCCTGGTGTTGATATCGGGCTGGTTTTCGAAGGATTCACCGTCTGTGCAAAACCGCCAAGTCAGTAGAATGCTCAGAAGCGATTACGATTTAGGTCGCTTCGATGAGACTGTCGTCACTACCATCGATCCAGGGGACCGTATTCGGGGCGAATGTTCGCTTGCCGAATTTCTGGGTTCTCATTTCTCGCGGCAAGAATTAGCGAACGCGAACGAATCATGACTTGCGGCGACGCGGGTCGTGTTGTTTCAAGTCGGCATGACTTTTCCCGGATTATTTCAGCGTTTCAGAACTTCGTACCGGTCTTCGATATCATGCCACTGGCCCATTCCGAGAATCAACTGACTCCTATGAATCGTTCGAAGCGTCTCTTTGGTTGGTGTGTTGGTGGAATGTTCGCCGCTTGGACGCTCTGGTCTGTCTTGATGGCGTTCGTTGGCGAACCGTTTTCTTCGCCGTTGCTCCGCGCCCTGGTTCGCGTCTCCGTCGTCCTCATCCCGGCACTGGCCTATGTTCATTTTGTGGTCCAGGACCGTGAAGACTTTTGGGCATTCCGCCGGAACTGGCGACAGGGGTTGCTGGTGGGGGCGGTATTGTCTTGCTTATTCGGCGTTTTGATTGTGGCGCAAAATTCCGGACGGACATTCGCGCTACCTGTTGGATTTGCCATTTGGTTTAATTTCATCATCGTGTCGCCGCTCGTCGAAGAAATGATGTTTCGCCGCGTGATCTTGGTGCACCTTCAGTCGGTGACTTCTACGTT
Coding sequences within it:
- a CDS encoding DUF11 domain-containing protein — its product is MATIVGMTSAAWAADQNAGVDDTASRYEKFLAKKTSAKKRTSQAVRRYSRDRATAVKNYRKLFEAEDEKAVQATAKVKTDDVKDVRHADHRSDNQLGRDEKVRQASGKIEVAPKPPVYNAGHFFDEGARAKINQTRAVDSASTKPAIDFVEPSAADKRVSTTAHSIVHSTGTPAVNLTWKMYDEINVGQECECSLIVENTSDAAAQEVIVDATFPNSVRLLDAEPKPANSVERLTWEFAELAAGSKTEIRIRLIPSIPGELATAANVRFTGTSIANFQVDEPLLKIEMKGPESAVIGDPTPHMVTVSNPGTGVAHNVVLQATIPEGLKHSKGTDLSIGVGSLGPGESRSIRLAMAAVNGGEHIVLVQATGKGGLKQRAASRIDIVAPSLDVNIDGPSLRYINRRGKYSVTVTNDGGAASNNVRVYHEIPAGFEFVKASNGGKADSTGKGVTWYVGHLDAGQSVDLDIELLARTIGDFKHHVRVTSDEGSHKEIEMAANVEGSAALVMVVDDRDDPVEVGAETSIEVRVENRGSKAAANMGISIELPNGIELINAEGPSAHIAENGLLVFRSIPELGPSETVTYQLRIIGSDAGNLRFRARLTSDSIQQPLIVEELTKFYGE
- a CDS encoding CPBP family intramembrane glutamic endopeptidase; the encoded protein is MNRSKRLFGWCVGGMFAAWTLWSVLMAFVGEPFSSPLLRALVRVSVVLIPALAYVHFVVQDREDFWAFRRNWRQGLLVGAVLSCLFGVLIVAQNSGRTFALPVGFAIWFNFIIVSPLVEEMMFRRVILVHLQSVTSTLRAILLESLLFSLLHLPWWFLSGEQQGVALATALVSLFIYGVVFSVAVHYTKSIWAALLPHWINNLIILSFNS
- the ggt gene encoding gamma-glutamyltransferase; translation: MRDFQPYLDTEQAVADSGYVRPAPNGRQSRSAVIAQNGIVATSQPLAAQAGLDILKAGGNAADAAIAANAVIGLTEPMSCGIGGDLFVIYWDAKSQKLYGLNASGRSPYKLNRQVVAEQGLKQIPTQGPLAWSVPGCVDGWAELNERFGTMPLKEILQPAIEYAEAGFPVSEIIGLGWKGSLRSLSAWPDSAKTYLPGGSAPAIGEIFKNPNLAASYRKIAEQGRDAFYHGDIAKTIVDFSEKNGGYFSLRDFEDHTSEWVEPVSTNYRGYDIWELPPNGQGIAALQILNLLEPYDIKSLGHNSPEFAHLFVEAKKLAFADRAKFYADPTFNKLPTAELISKPYADRRRQLIDPARAAANVPAGDPILQNGDTIYLTVVDKDRNCCSLIQSNYYSFGSQVVPGDVGFVLQNRGALFSLQEDHLNRLEPHKRPFHTIIPAMATKDGKPWLCFGVMGGDMQPQGHAQVLINMIDFGMDVQEAGDAARIRHLGSRTPTDIPMDAAGGTVNVEPTIPQSTIDALQAKGHRVERSVGGFGGYQAIMIDHKQGTIHGGTEPRKDGAAVGY